One window from the genome of Enterobacteriaceae bacterium Kacie_13 encodes:
- the vgrG gene encoding type VI secretion system tip protein VgrG has product MSLTDTLTSIIKTTLNRYQLDISSCTSPLDVEEFSGKEFMSDLYHYTILFTSSDKDITAAQLLSKPASLTMGTGALMGLSGQKVIHGVVTHFKRINGSADQVTYQIILEPFLSLLNKQFRTHRFFVDKSVPDVVKQVLQEHGLKDWEYEFSLKADYPKREQINQYQENDLAFIERLLSEVGIYYFFTLQKDTQTEVVNFADTQSAWTFGKTLPLNSPSGANDNGVDAVWDVHVWHNVVESSVTAGDYNHRQAQKVLTSAQADMTRGDGDGVTYGDVYHYRPRHLESGEKINPAAETGNFWARMEHERFLSTQTTVTGNSTDSTLGVAQILTITETALPHTLPAVTEIGLVIVRADYTASRKNALQVGWAAMPYSETCCWRPPAKKRPVVSGTLTARITSAKENDIYAWQDVAGMYRVKFNADRDDKRQGMESMPVRFAKPYGGDKYGFHFPLIQGTEVAIAFHEGDPDRPYIAHALHDSRHVDHVTEANSTRNVIRTAGLNKLRMEDKRGEEHIKLSTEYGGKTQLNLGHNVNADRVLRGEGAELRTDDWVAIRGGKGVFISADVQPLAGGQMLAMQAAISELQQAQRLTESLRSAAETAKAELADLQMQKTLLSDALTELKQSALLFSAPAGIAQTTAKSLQLSAGENLTGTSGKNTDFSTLKAFTVAAGEVISLFAQKMGVKLFAAKGKVEIQAQGDEMALHALKDVRISSSEGKVIIRAEQDILLVGSGGAYLRIGNGEVESGAPDKIIQRAAVWQKFNGQSASEMGQKWDKADFAYTPKAIHLYDSSALSGQTLIMQADDAASKIVSTAENGKSVLLKQVDVVTDRMRFKDGK; this is encoded by the coding sequence ATGAGTCTGACAGATACGCTGACCAGCATAATTAAAACCACCCTGAATCGTTACCAACTGGATATTTCTTCCTGCACCTCACCACTGGATGTGGAAGAGTTCAGCGGCAAAGAGTTTATGAGTGACCTGTATCATTACACCATCCTGTTCACCAGTTCTGACAAAGACATTACAGCAGCGCAGTTGCTGAGCAAGCCCGCATCCCTGACCATGGGAACGGGGGCCCTGATGGGGCTGAGCGGCCAAAAGGTGATCCACGGTGTCGTCACTCATTTCAAACGCATCAATGGTTCCGCAGATCAGGTTACCTACCAGATTATTCTCGAACCTTTCCTCTCTTTGCTGAATAAGCAGTTCCGCACGCACCGTTTCTTTGTCGACAAATCAGTACCGGATGTGGTGAAGCAGGTACTTCAGGAGCATGGTCTGAAAGACTGGGAATACGAATTTTCCCTGAAAGCTGACTATCCGAAGCGTGAGCAGATAAACCAGTACCAGGAAAATGACCTTGCGTTTATTGAACGCCTGCTGTCAGAGGTGGGGATTTATTACTTCTTCACCTTACAAAAAGACACCCAGACCGAAGTGGTGAATTTTGCGGACACCCAGAGTGCCTGGACGTTCGGGAAAACCTTGCCGCTTAACAGCCCGTCAGGGGCGAATGACAACGGCGTCGACGCCGTGTGGGATGTTCATGTCTGGCACAACGTGGTGGAAAGTTCGGTAACCGCCGGCGACTACAACCACCGGCAGGCACAAAAAGTCCTGACATCCGCGCAGGCCGATATGACCCGTGGCGACGGCGACGGCGTGACTTACGGGGATGTTTACCACTATCGTCCACGCCATCTGGAAAGCGGGGAGAAGATTAACCCGGCTGCCGAAACCGGCAATTTCTGGGCAAGAATGGAGCATGAACGCTTCCTCTCGACCCAGACCACGGTGACCGGCAACAGTACCGACTCCACTCTGGGGGTGGCGCAGATACTCACTATCACGGAAACAGCGCTCCCTCATACCTTGCCGGCCGTCACGGAAATTGGATTGGTTATCGTGCGTGCAGACTACACGGCCAGCCGTAAAAATGCCCTGCAGGTGGGGTGGGCGGCAATGCCCTACAGCGAAACCTGTTGCTGGAGACCGCCAGCCAAAAAGCGCCCTGTGGTGAGCGGTACGCTGACGGCCCGCATCACCAGCGCTAAAGAGAACGATATCTACGCCTGGCAGGATGTAGCAGGCATGTATCGGGTGAAATTCAATGCCGACCGCGACGACAAGCGTCAGGGTATGGAAAGTATGCCGGTGCGCTTTGCCAAACCTTACGGCGGTGACAAATACGGCTTCCACTTCCCACTGATACAGGGCACCGAGGTGGCGATTGCGTTCCACGAAGGTGACCCGGACCGGCCGTATATCGCCCACGCCCTGCACGACTCTCGCCATGTAGACCACGTCACTGAAGCCAACAGCACGCGCAACGTCATCCGTACAGCTGGCCTGAACAAGCTGCGGATGGAGGACAAGCGCGGTGAAGAGCATATAAAGCTCAGCACTGAGTACGGCGGCAAAACGCAGCTTAATTTAGGGCACAATGTCAATGCTGACAGAGTGCTGCGTGGTGAAGGGGCTGAGTTGCGTACGGATGATTGGGTGGCCATTCGCGGTGGGAAAGGGGTGTTTATCAGTGCTGATGTGCAGCCTTTGGCTGGTGGGCAGATGCTAGCTATGCAGGCCGCTATCAGCGAGCTTCAGCAGGCACAGCGTTTAACTGAATCCTTACGTAGCGCTGCTGAGACGGCAAAAGCAGAACTGGCGGATTTACAGATGCAAAAGACGCTCCTCAGTGATGCACTCACCGAACTTAAACAGTCTGCACTGTTGTTCTCGGCCCCTGCCGGCATTGCGCAGACTACGGCTAAAAGCTTGCAGCTGTCGGCGGGGGAAAATCTCACGGGAACCAGTGGTAAAAACACTGACTTTAGTACATTGAAAGCCTTCACAGTGGCGGCGGGTGAGGTTATCAGCCTGTTTGCACAGAAGATGGGAGTGAAACTATTTGCGGCGAAAGGGAAGGTGGAAATCCAGGCACAGGGCGATGAGATGGCTCTACATGCGCTGAAAGATGTGCGTATCAGTAGCAGTGAAGGCAAAGTGATTATTCGTGCTGAGCAGGATATTTTGCTGGTGGGCAGCGGTGGTGCTTATCTGAGGATAGGTAACGGTGAGGTGGAAAGTGGTGCCCCTGATAAAATAATCCAGCGGGCGGCAGTATGGCAGAAATTTAACGGGCAAAGTGCCAGCGAAATGGGGCAGAAGTGGGATAAGGCCGATTTTGCTTATACCCCTAAAGCAATCCATCTCTATGATAGTTCAGCACTGTCCGGTCAAACACTGATCATGCAAGCTGACGATGCCGCCAGCAAAATTGTATCAACAGCTGAAAATGGTAAGAGTGTTTTACTGAAGCAAGTTGACGTAGTGACTGACAGAATGCGGTTTAAGGACGGAAAATAA